TCGGGCGCAGGCCGGAGCATGGCCCGCGACAACGCCAGCCACTGCGCCGGCGTATGGGGGCCGAAGCTGGAAGAGATCGTCCACAGGGCATCGGCTGCCTGCTGCTCCGTTTCGAAGTGGGCGGGCCGCCCGAGGTACTGGCCGATGCGCTGGAGCGCACTCCATTCGATCACCGGCCCTACATCATTCAGGACCAGCCGGCGCACCGGCACGGGAAGCGGCAACCCTGGCTGGCCGAGCAGCGCCATGCCGATCAGGCCGCCCATGCTGGTGCCCACCCATTCCAGCTGCTGGATGGGAGCGCGGCCATGCACGTCGGCCAGCAGTGCCAGCATGTCGGCGGCATAGACCGGCACCTGATAGGCCATGGGATCGGCGAGCCAGTCGCTGCGGCCGCGGCCGGCCACATCGGGGCACAGCACGCGGGCGTGGCGGGACAGACGGCGGGCGAGCACATCGAAATCGCGCCCCTGGCGCGACAGGCCATGCACGCAGACCACCACGTGCGGATGGTCCGGCTGGCCTGTCGCATTCCATTCCCAATACGCCATGCGATGGCTGGCGGCTGCACCGTCCGCCGTGCCCTCCTTGGCAGCGATTCCAGGGCAATTCACGTAATTCAGCGTAGGCTCGGTCATGGGAACGAATTCGTCACGGGGGCGCTCGATAATGGTTGCGTTCATCCTAATTCATTCGGAGAGACTCACATGCTTCAAGGCAAAACGGCCCTCGTCACCGGCTCCACGAGCGGCATCGGACTGGGCATCGCCAAGGCGCTCGCGCGCCAGGGCGCCAACGTCGTCCTCAATGGTTTCGGCGATGTGGACGGCCCCCGTGCCGAAGTGCTGGGGGCCGGCGAAAGTCACGGCGCGCAGGTCGCCTACCACGGGGCCGACATGGGCCGCGCAGCGGACATCGAGGACATGATGAAGTACAGCGCCAGCCAGTTCGGGCGCGTGGACATCCTGGTCAACAACGCAGGCATC
This region of Acidovorax sp. GBBC 1281 genomic DNA includes:
- a CDS encoding alpha/beta fold hydrolase — its product is MTEPTLNYVNCPGIAAKEGTADGAAASHRMAYWEWNATGQPDHPHVVVCVHGLSRQGRDFDVLARRLSRHARVLCPDVAGRGRSDWLADPMAYQVPVYAADMLALLADVHGRAPIQQLEWVGTSMGGLIGMALLGQPGLPLPVPVRRLVLNDVGPVIEWSALQRIGQYLGRPAHFETEQQAADALWTISSSFGPHTPAQWLALSRAMLRPAPEGGFVLHYDPAIAQPFRAMTQEAAVAGEAQLWQLYDRISSRTLLLRGAQSDLLSRSTAHAMSQRGPRAQVVEWSGVGHAPTLVADEQVDAVEAFLFDSSERRGGL